GTTGTCCGTCATGCACCCCAGGCTGGTGTCCTCCTCCACAGCCCGCAAGGGTTTGACCGGACGTGCCGCCTGCCAGAGATGAGGGAAGACCGATCGACAGAAGGCAGGACCGTCATGCTGGTGATGTCCGAAGAGGTGCGCGAGGCAGTCGACGCGCGTCGACCTGTGGTGGCCCTGGAGTCCACGATCATCGCCCACGGGCTGCCGCGTCCGCGGAATCTGCAGGTGGCGCTGGAGCTGGAGGACGTCGTGCGGCAGGAGGGAGCCGTACCGGCGACGATCGCGGTGCTGGACGGGCGCCCCCATGTCGGCCTGGACAAGGAGCAGTTGGAGCGGGTCGCCAACGAGGACGGGATCCGCAAGCTCGGCCACCGCGATCTGCCGCTCGCGGTCGCCACCGGGGCGAGCGGGGCGACCACGGTGTCGGCGACGGCCCAGCTGGCGGCCCTGGCCGGGGTCCGGGTGTTCGCGACCGGCGGGCTCGGCGGGGTGCACCGGGAGTGGACCGTCACACAGGATGAGTCGGCCGACCTCGGTCTGCTGGCGCGTACGCGGATCACCGTGGTGTGCGCGGGAGTGAAGTCGATCCTGGACGTGCCCGCGACCCTGCAGCGGTTGGAGACCCTGGGAGTCGCGGTGGCCGGGTTCGCCACGGACCGGTTCCCGGGCTTCTACCTCTCCGACTCGGGGCACCCCGTGGAGTGGACGCTGCACACACCGGACGAGGTGGCGGACGTGATGCGGGCCCAGGACGCGCTCGACGGGCCCGAGTCCTCGCTGATCGTCGCCAACCCCGTGCCCGAGGCGCAGCAGCTGGATCCGGGGCTGCACGCGCGTGTGCTCGCGGAGGCACTGCACGCATGCGAGGAGGCGGGCGTCGCCGGGCAGGGCGTCACGCCGTTCCTGCTGGACTACCTGGTACGGCACACCGACGGCGCCTCGCTCGACGCCAATCTGGCAGCGGTGCGGGGCAACGTACGCCTGGCGGGGCGGATCGCGGCGGCCTGGGCCGGGGCGTGACGACGGACCGGCCCCGACACGGCACGGCCGCGAACCGGCCCGGGCCCGGCACCGCCACTGCGGCGAACGCGTCGGGGATCGCCGTCACGGGCGCAGGAGTCAACGATCCGAGACGCGACGCGGACGCTGCAGCGGAGAGACAGCGCGGGCGGCCTCGTCCGGATGGTGCCCTCCTGGTCGTCGGGGACGTCATCACGGACATCGTGGCCCGCCATCGGGGGCCACTCGCCGCGGGTACGGACACGGTCGCGGCGATCCGCACGGTGCCGGGCGGGGCGGGCGCCAACGTGGCCTGCTGGGCCGCCCGCGGGGGCGGTGCCGAGGTGCGGCTGCTCGGGCGGGTGGGTGCGGAGGCCGTCGCGTGGCACGAACGGGAGCTGGCCGCGTGCGGCGTACGGCCGCGGCTCGTCGTCGACGCGGAGGCACCGACCGGGACCGTGATCTGCCTCGTGGACACGGGTGAGGCCGCAGAGCGGACGTTCCTCACCGACAGCGGGGCGTCGCTGCGGCTGGAGCCGGACGACTGGTCGGACGCGCTGCTCGACGGAGTGGCGCGACTGCACCTGTCGGGCTATCTCCTGTTCTCGGAACCGAGCCGGGCACTGGTGGCGGTCGCCCTGAAGTCGGCACACGCGCGTGGCGTGCCGGTGAGTCTGGACCCGGCGTCGGCGGGGTTCCTCGGGGAGTTGGGGGTGGACCGCTTCCTCGCGCTGGTGGAGGGGGTGGACGTCCTGCTGCCCAGCCGGGACGAGGCGTGTCTGCTCACCGGGCTGCCCGACGCGGCGGACGCGGCGGCCAAACTGAGCCGCCATGTCCCGCTGGTGGTCACCAAGCAGGGTGCGCAGGGTGCGTTGATCGCCCGGTCCGGCACCGTGTTCGCCCACGTGCCCGCCGTGGCGGCGACGCCCCGGGACACCACCGGGGCCGGCGACGCGTTCACGGGCGCGTTCCTCGCGGCCCTGCTGGCGGGCGCCGGGCCCGAGGACGCGGCGGCGGCAGGATGCCGGGCGGGGTCGCTGGCGGTGGAGCGGGTGGGCGGGAGACCTCCGCTGCCGGACTGACGCCTCGCCGGGCGACCCGGCTCCCGCTCCCTCCCTCCTGCTCTCCCCTGTGCCTACTACGCCTTGCGCCCCCAGGCCGAGATGAGGGGAGCCGTGGCCAGGTCCATGGTGCCGGTGGCGACGTTGGCGAGGTGCTGGTCGATGTCCTCGTCCGTGGCGAGGCCCGCCGTGACCAACTGATCGCGGATCTGGCGGATCGTGGCGGATTCCAGGGCTGCGCAGGCAGGCGAGGCGAGCGGGAAGTACGCGTCGGCCGCCACCTGGCGCAGGCCGGCCTCGCGGAGCAGGCGCGGGAGTGTGCGGCCGTAGGAGAGGTCGGCGCCGCGGTCGGCGAGCAGTCGGCGGAAGCCCTGCCGCAGCCGGTTCGCCAGCTGCTGCTCGGGGCCGTACTCGTCGGGGCAGGTCAGGGGCTGGAGGGCGGGGTCGGCGTCCTCCAGCAGGAGTCGTCCGCCGGGGCGCAGGGACTTGATCATCGACTGCAACGCCCGTTCGCGGTCCGGCACATGGACGAGGACGAGCCGGGCGTGCACGAGGTCGAAGCCCTCCCCGGGCGGTTCCTGGGCGCTCACGTCGTGGACGC
This is a stretch of genomic DNA from Streptomyces sp. NBC_00285. It encodes these proteins:
- a CDS encoding pseudouridine-5'-phosphate glycosidase, encoding MLVMSEEVREAVDARRPVVALESTIIAHGLPRPRNLQVALELEDVVRQEGAVPATIAVLDGRPHVGLDKEQLERVANEDGIRKLGHRDLPLAVATGASGATTVSATAQLAALAGVRVFATGGLGGVHREWTVTQDESADLGLLARTRITVVCAGVKSILDVPATLQRLETLGVAVAGFATDRFPGFYLSDSGHPVEWTLHTPDEVADVMRAQDALDGPESSLIVANPVPEAQQLDPGLHARVLAEALHACEEAGVAGQGVTPFLLDYLVRHTDGASLDANLAAVRGNVRLAGRIAAAWAGA
- a CDS encoding carbohydrate kinase family protein, coding for MVVGDVITDIVARHRGPLAAGTDTVAAIRTVPGGAGANVACWAARGGGAEVRLLGRVGAEAVAWHERELAACGVRPRLVVDAEAPTGTVICLVDTGEAAERTFLTDSGASLRLEPDDWSDALLDGVARLHLSGYLLFSEPSRALVAVALKSAHARGVPVSLDPASAGFLGELGVDRFLALVEGVDVLLPSRDEACLLTGLPDAADAAAKLSRHVPLVVTKQGAQGALIARSGTVFAHVPAVAATPRDTTGAGDAFTGAFLAALLAGAGPEDAAAAGCRAGSLAVERVGGRPPLPD
- a CDS encoding methyltransferase yields the protein MTRTDGYLLDNRQMEAAERFDAFATLFDPTTFRHLEGFGVGPGWRCWEVGAGGTSVVSWLAKKVGPTGKIVATDIDTTRLTAAARPPVDVRVHDVSAQEPPGEGFDLVHARLVLVHVPDRERALQSMIKSLRPGGRLLLEDADPALQPLTCPDEYGPEQQLANRLRQGFRRLLADRGADLSYGRTLPRLLREAGLRQVAADAYFPLASPACAALESATIRQIRDQLVTAGLATDEDIDQHLANVATGTMDLATAPLISAWGRKA